From a region of the Arachis ipaensis cultivar K30076 chromosome B09, Araip1.1, whole genome shotgun sequence genome:
- the LOC107619207 gene encoding cyclin-dependent kinase inhibitor 5 isoform X1, which produces MGKYMKKAKPKGEVSLLDTTTSYFGVRTRAKTLALQKSQSPELSSASAAAGSYLQLRSRRLHKPPTSIPSNDSSNSSKRPRNNQNPKSPLPNPSSGHRLGIRSEAEEGPKEEEEKEKGVVHENVDEGAGAGAAEEASFGENVLDFEGRESRNTRESTPCSLIRDPDIIRTPGSTTRPTCSTEAFRRADNAARRQIPTAHEMDEFFAEIEQAQQRQFMEKYNFDPVNEKPLPGRYEWEKLESGKASINVPSRHP; this is translated from the exons ATGGGAAAGTACATGAAGAAAGCCAAACCCAAAGGCGAAGTCTCGCTATTAGACACCACAACCTCTTACTTCGGTGTTCGAACCCGCGCCAAAACCCTAGCCCTCCAGAAATCCCAGTCGCCGGAGCTTTCTTCCGCTTCCGCCGCCGCCGGCAGCTACCTCCAGCTCCGAAGTCGCCGCCTCCACAAGCCTCCCACTTCGATTCCATCCAATGATTCCTCCAATTCTTCAAAGCGTCCAAGAAACAACCAGAACCCTAAGTCACCGCTACCGAACCCTAGCTCTGGTCACAGGCTCGGGATCAGGTCCGAAGCTGAGGAAGGCccgaaggaggaggaggagaaggagaaaggGGTCGTGCATGAGAATGTTGACGAAGGTGCTGGTGCTGGTGCTGCTGAAGAAGCATCGTTTGGGGAAAATGTGTTGGATTTTGAAGGTAGAGAGAG CAGAAACACTAGGGAATCAACACCATGCAGTTTGATAAGGGACCCAGACATTATTCGGACCCCAGGTTCAACTACCAGACCTACTTGCTCAACTGAAGCTTTTCGAAGAGCTGATAATGCAGCTAGAAGGCAAATCCCAACGGCACATGAAATGGATGAATTCTTTGCTGAAATCGAACAGGCTCAGCAAAGGCAGTTCATGGAGAA GTACAACTTCGATCCTGTGAATGAGAAGCCACTCCCCGGGCGTTATGAATGGGAAAAATTGGAATCTGGCAAGGCCAGCATTAATGTTCCATCAAGACATCCTTAA
- the LOC107619207 gene encoding cyclin-dependent kinase inhibitor 5 isoform X2: MGKYMKKAKPKGEVSLLDTTTSYFGVRTRAKTLALQKSQSPELSSASAAAGSYLQLRSRRLHKPPTSIPSNDSSNSSKRPRNNQNPKSPLPNPSSGHRLGIRSEAEEGPKEEEEKEKGVVHENVDEGAGAGAAEEASFGENVLDFEGRERNTRESTPCSLIRDPDIIRTPGSTTRPTCSTEAFRRADNAARRQIPTAHEMDEFFAEIEQAQQRQFMEKYNFDPVNEKPLPGRYEWEKLESGKASINVPSRHP, encoded by the exons ATGGGAAAGTACATGAAGAAAGCCAAACCCAAAGGCGAAGTCTCGCTATTAGACACCACAACCTCTTACTTCGGTGTTCGAACCCGCGCCAAAACCCTAGCCCTCCAGAAATCCCAGTCGCCGGAGCTTTCTTCCGCTTCCGCCGCCGCCGGCAGCTACCTCCAGCTCCGAAGTCGCCGCCTCCACAAGCCTCCCACTTCGATTCCATCCAATGATTCCTCCAATTCTTCAAAGCGTCCAAGAAACAACCAGAACCCTAAGTCACCGCTACCGAACCCTAGCTCTGGTCACAGGCTCGGGATCAGGTCCGAAGCTGAGGAAGGCccgaaggaggaggaggagaaggagaaaggGGTCGTGCATGAGAATGTTGACGAAGGTGCTGGTGCTGGTGCTGCTGAAGAAGCATCGTTTGGGGAAAATGTGTTGGATTTTGAAGGTAGAGAGAG AAACACTAGGGAATCAACACCATGCAGTTTGATAAGGGACCCAGACATTATTCGGACCCCAGGTTCAACTACCAGACCTACTTGCTCAACTGAAGCTTTTCGAAGAGCTGATAATGCAGCTAGAAGGCAAATCCCAACGGCACATGAAATGGATGAATTCTTTGCTGAAATCGAACAGGCTCAGCAAAGGCAGTTCATGGAGAA GTACAACTTCGATCCTGTGAATGAGAAGCCACTCCCCGGGCGTTATGAATGGGAAAAATTGGAATCTGGCAAGGCCAGCATTAATGTTCCATCAAGACATCCTTAA